From a region of the candidate division TA06 bacterium genome:
- a CDS encoding adenylate/guanylate cyclase domain-containing protein: protein MTVRQTGQFGDALIVFADIIGSSKYSAILGYQEYAKRLIEFQELFRSLGRRYFPEPEDKTVDYCHVDARADEGIVFVACPQKDRQEKQARLVMRAIEFLYHLKARLRFRSAPESGDAPRRFDVGAGVHWGPVVLTISRENNRSTIAGMEGYAINYAKRVESCSRQGEHSAILLSSEASKSLEFYPIVLSSLRGGLKGIDENVELYEVESGLFDHLELRQDDEDDGLLIREAERLCREPISIDSQWIKALTVSVLECELTGTDIPDERRRYRNLQYKMAWHSAKEHDPILIYLRGRECRESKQWSREIRHYRDILKKHPHFVHARLLMVKACWNLAQQPSEKQDILFVRDIAKEFLERYDHFLNDEERKEFKSLLETTANPDTKKRHQQAKGSAGK from the coding sequence GTGACCGTAAGACAGACGGGGCAGTTCGGAGACGCTCTCATTGTATTCGCTGATATCATTGGCTCCTCTAAGTACAGTGCCATCCTTGGCTACCAAGAATACGCAAAGAGGCTGATTGAATTCCAAGAGTTGTTTCGTTCACTGGGACGTCGCTACTTTCCGGAACCAGAAGACAAGACAGTTGATTACTGCCATGTCGATGCCCGGGCTGACGAAGGGATAGTCTTCGTTGCGTGTCCGCAAAAGGATCGGCAAGAGAAACAGGCACGCCTCGTAATGCGAGCAATCGAGTTCCTCTATCATTTGAAAGCTCGTCTGCGTTTTAGGAGCGCACCCGAGTCAGGCGATGCTCCACGTCGATTTGATGTAGGTGCAGGGGTTCATTGGGGACCTGTTGTCTTGACCATATCGAGAGAGAACAACCGATCCACCATTGCAGGCATGGAAGGATATGCCATCAACTATGCCAAGCGAGTTGAATCTTGCTCACGACAGGGGGAACACTCGGCGATTCTTCTTTCATCCGAGGCTTCCAAGTCCCTTGAATTCTATCCCATTGTCCTTAGTAGCCTACGTGGAGGCCTGAAGGGTATTGACGAGAATGTCGAACTATACGAGGTAGAATCGGGACTATTCGACCACTTGGAACTAAGGCAGGATGATGAGGACGATGGGCTACTCATCCGAGAGGCTGAACGGCTTTGCCGTGAGCCTATTAGCATAGATTCCCAATGGATCAAGGCGTTGACTGTGTCTGTGCTTGAATGCGAACTAACAGGGACCGACATTCCTGATGAAAGGAGAAGGTATCGTAATCTGCAGTACAAGATGGCTTGGCATAGTGCCAAAGAGCATGACCCCATACTCATTTACTTGAGAGGCCGTGAATGCCGTGAATCTAAGCAATGGAGTCGGGAGATCCGACACTACCGTGACATTCTTAAGAAGCATCCACACTTCGTTCACGCAAGGCTCCTGATGGTAAAGGCGTGCTGGAATCTAGCACAACAGCCTTCAGAGAAACAAGATATCTTATTCGTACGGGATATCGCAAAGGAGTTTCTGGAGAGGTATGATCATTTCTTGAACGATGAGGAACGCAAAGAGTTTAAGTCGTTGCTGGAGACCACTGCGAACCCAGACACAAAGAAGAGACACCAACAGGCCAAAGGGTCTGCAGGAAAATAG
- a CDS encoding serine protease produces the protein MTGQSLPGLAAKYKRCAVLILDSEEYPIASGVLAEVRTKRWCVITNKHVLSISRPVRLSLNFVAGARHCEAQILTWHRELDLVAITPVAPLPDIPLAAVVQRDEFSKGPEIKEGHRVFYWGYPLGLGQEEYDFPVLRRGVIAQVILNRDTFLLDGFASQGSSGSAVYSEHTGKFLGLISGYVQDFLSVSVDRQLEEATIGANSGLGEVIRASGVEEMLEAYVWKDFRERLAQASIRRKPIRKH, from the coding sequence ATGACTGGTCAGAGTCTCCCAGGACTAGCCGCAAAATACAAGCGTTGCGCTGTCCTAATTCTTGACAGCGAGGAATATCCCATCGCATCGGGGGTCCTTGCGGAGGTCAGGACCAAACGGTGGTGTGTAATCACTAACAAGCATGTTCTATCTATCAGCCGACCTGTGCGTCTAAGTCTTAACTTCGTAGCTGGGGCACGGCATTGTGAGGCTCAGATTCTCACTTGGCATAGGGAACTGGATCTCGTAGCTATCACGCCTGTGGCGCCACTCCCAGATATTCCCTTGGCCGCCGTCGTGCAAAGAGATGAATTCTCGAAAGGTCCTGAGATTAAGGAGGGGCACCGGGTCTTCTATTGGGGCTACCCGCTTGGGTTAGGCCAAGAAGAATACGATTTTCCCGTGTTGCGCCGTGGTGTCATTGCGCAGGTCATACTCAATAGAGATACTTTTTTGCTAGATGGGTTTGCAAGCCAAGGAAGTAGTGGGTCGGCTGTCTATTCTGAACACACAGGCAAATTCCTTGGCCTAATATCCGGTTACGTGCAGGATTTCTTGTCTGTTTCTGTCGATAGGCAGCTCGAGGAGGCCACAATTGGAGCCAACTCAGGCCTCGGCGAGGTAATAAGAGCCTCAGGTGTGGAAGAAATGCTAGAGGCCTATGTCTGGAAGGATTTTCGGGAAAGACTTGCTCAGGCGTCCATACGACGAAAACCTATAAGAAAGCACTAA